Proteins encoded by one window of Clostridium cagae:
- a CDS encoding amidase domain-containing protein, producing MLSIDLYYFYKILSTPYDKFNLIQKEKCNINDNIFEDLYLKKCFNSLWLKKLNLQINNIKTKYKFNIIEKNHNLLKIKFNYLKSFTLNNSPKGILSCSLEEYILILNKSNHKFKILFLTNKEEDPNLYEDILKKDLLQITNVISSNKIGIWSSKIKVLERLYKKYLESNNCYRTPYTSDRSFSYDPLKACQYAEKFALIPNKDYTSFEGIGGDCTNFISQSIHFGGLKTSTSWNPYSNAWVRVEELYSYIIKNKLGFEINKTSPLKKGTILQFYTPKIGRFFHSGIITHILPDGDYLYCCHSYNKLNYPLSLTYPILYPRIRNLEIY from the coding sequence TTGTTATCAATAGATTTATACTATTTCTATAAAATTTTATCTACTCCATATGATAAATTCAATTTAATTCAAAAAGAAAAATGTAATATAAACGACAATATTTTTGAAGATCTATATTTGAAAAAGTGCTTTAATTCTTTATGGCTAAAAAAATTGAACTTACAAATAAATAATATAAAGACCAAATATAAATTTAACATAATTGAAAAGAATCACAACTTACTTAAAATAAAATTTAACTACCTAAAATCCTTTACTTTAAACAATTCACCCAAAGGTATACTCTCATGTTCATTAGAGGAATATATACTTATATTAAATAAAAGTAATCACAAATTTAAAATATTATTTTTAACTAATAAAGAAGAAGATCCTAATTTATATGAAGATATACTAAAAAAAGATTTACTACAAATAACTAATGTTATTTCCTCTAATAAAATAGGTATTTGGAGTTCTAAAATAAAGGTTTTAGAACGTCTATATAAAAAATATCTAGAAAGTAATAATTGTTACAGAACACCCTATACTTCTGATAGAAGTTTTTCTTATGATCCATTAAAAGCTTGTCAATATGCCGAAAAATTTGCGTTGATTCCTAATAAAGATTATACCTCCTTTGAGGGTATAGGTGGAGATTGTACTAACTTTATTTCTCAATCAATTCATTTTGGAGGGCTAAAGACTTCAACCTCATGGAACCCTTATAGTAATGCTTGGGTTAGAGTTGAAGAATTATATTCATATATTATAAAAAATAAACTTGGATTTGAAATTAATAAAACTTCACCTTTAAAGAAAGGTACTATATTACAATTTTATACGCCTAAAATAGGTAGGTTTTTTCATTCTGGAATAATAACTCATATTCTTCCAGATGGAGATTACCTTTATTGTTGCCATAGCTATAACAAATTAAATTATCCTTTAAGTTTAACCTATCCTATATTATATCCTAGAATAAGAAACTTAGAAATATATTAA
- a CDS encoding DUF6398 domain-containing protein, translating to MQNLPNSIVEKYEEILGKIKVFSNQYLNEQYEKLCIKALHDLGMNHEDSLKKGKSSSWAAGVVHAIGTVNNLFDVKEEPYIKALDLYKEFGVSNSTGSIKSKEVRNLLNISKDDEIWTVKSNNTSDMLNNKKEVAIEKQENNASEENIRITEEFIRAQKIMRKAWAEKNFNKKVKLAKEALSVCEYCSDAYIILSKDLSLTNNAKKELLVKAVDSGKYILGIDNLKTASKEQFNKKEAQPFFGAKYTLAIQLWKMGEKNAAIDNAFEILEFNEKDNLMIRGILSSWLLIEKRYDDAEKLFKKYDNDYLAAVAYNKALLLYETGKIKEAEDAIRKAYKKNSFVISYILKQKKIPKVLPRISRFGSDAEAMHYMKYSLDAWNESKETINWIKEMNVNFKIQKSN from the coding sequence ATGCAAAATTTACCTAACTCAATAGTTGAAAAATATGAAGAAATTCTTGGAAAGATAAAAGTCTTTTCAAATCAATATCTTAATGAACAATATGAAAAACTTTGTATAAAGGCATTACATGACTTAGGAATGAATCATGAAGATTCATTGAAAAAAGGAAAGAGCTCTTCATGGGCAGCAGGAGTTGTTCATGCAATTGGAACAGTGAATAATTTATTTGATGTTAAAGAGGAGCCATATATTAAAGCTCTTGATTTATATAAAGAATTTGGTGTAAGTAATAGTACTGGCTCTATAAAATCAAAGGAAGTAAGAAACTTATTAAATATATCAAAAGATGATGAAATATGGACAGTAAAGTCTAATAATACCAGTGATATGTTAAACAACAAAAAAGAAGTAGCAATTGAAAAACAAGAAAATAATGCATCAGAAGAAAATATTAGAATTACTGAAGAATTTATAAGAGCTCAAAAAATAATGAGAAAAGCATGGGCTGAAAAGAATTTTAATAAAAAAGTAAAACTTGCAAAAGAAGCATTAAGTGTTTGTGAGTATTGCTCAGATGCATACATAATTTTATCTAAAGATTTAAGTTTAACTAATAATGCTAAGAAAGAGTTGTTAGTTAAAGCAGTTGATTCAGGTAAATATATATTAGGTATTGATAACTTAAAAACTGCATCTAAAGAACAATTTAATAAGAAAGAAGCACAACCATTCTTTGGAGCTAAATATACGTTAGCTATTCAATTATGGAAAATGGGTGAAAAAAATGCAGCTATAGATAATGCATTTGAAATATTAGAATTTAATGAAAAAGATAACTTAATGATAAGAGGAATATTATCTAGTTGGTTATTAATTGAAAAAAGATATGATGATGCAGAGAAATTATTTAAAAAATATGACAATGATTATTTAGCGGCAGTAGCTTATAATAAGGCTTTATTACTTTATGAAACAGGAAAAATAAAGGAAGCAGAAGATGCTATAAGAAAAGCATATAAGAAAAATTCATTTGTAATATCATATATATTAAAACAAAAGAAAATTCCTAAAGTATTACCTAGAATTTCTAGATTTGGCAGTGATGCAGAAGCTATGCATTATATGAAATATAGTTTAGATGCATGGAATGAATCTAAAGAAACTATTAATTGGATAAAAGAAATGAACGTAAATTTTAAAATCCAAAAATCAAATTAA